The segment ACCCGGCAGAAGCGGCCAGCAGGCCGCAACAAGGCCAAGGAGCTCACTCGCGGTTCGTCTTTGTCGAACTCGGCCTCAACACCCGTGCTAGAGATGTTTGACAGACAAATTGCAATGAAGGAGAAACTTGAGAAGGAACGAGCTGACCGATTTGCGGAGATGCTTCGAATTGAGCAGCAGAGGTTACCCTTGAGGAGGAGCGTGTGCAGCTGGAAAAGGtcaaggaggagagggaaaagatcaaggaggagagggagataatGAACATGGACATTTTGCAGATGGATGAGGACCAGCATGCATATTACAAGAGCCTGCGCCAAAGCATTATTGCTGCTCGCCGTGCTGCATCTGCCCCTTGAGGCTTGCCGGCCAATATCAAGACATGTTTCATTAAGTACTTTAATATGCAGGTTCCTGTATTATTTGAGTTCAGAAATTTTTCAGCTATGTGATACATTTTCTTCATTTCCATAGTACCTTTGAACTTCATGTAATTGAACTGCAGTCATGTTTCATAcattttcttcattttcatAGTACCTTTGAACTTCAAGTAATTGAACTGCAGTCATGTTTCATACATTTTCTTCGGTTCCACTGCATACAGGTGAGTATTGTCAATGTTGTCCTGCTATATAAAGTACACCAAGATATGGTTTCTACAACTATCAGCATTGCTCTTGCCATTTCGGTCTGCATCTGTTTCTGGAACTGGGTGAAGATGCAGCCTTGTGTTCGGCATGCTGTGCAGGGCTGATGCGCCTGGATGTTGTCTGGATGGTTGCTTGTATGATGCCCTGGATGCTTGCGTGGATGATGCCTTGGATGGCTGCCTggatgtttccttggatggttGCCTCGATGCTGCTGCATTGACATGGTGTGCAGGGCTGCTTGCTTGGATGGTTGCCTGTATGATGTTGTTTTACATGGTGGGCAGATGCGCCTGGATGATGCCATTTCGATTTGATACATGCCATTAGGAATTGAAATATAACATTTTCATTAGGACCACCTATTGTGGATTTTTAATACAACTGATAGAAATTTAGGAACAAGCATCTACGGAAGTACAAAATGCGAAAAGATAACTACGTCCAAACATATTACATTTATTTAGTCAAAGTACTCGAGCTGTGGCCTACTCTCCTCCGTGGAGCTGCCAAAGATGCTCAACTATGTCATCCTGGAGTTGATGATGAGCCGGTCGGCTTCTAATTCGCCCGTACCTTTGCATAAATGCTtcaagtgggggggggggggttggttcGTGGGACGGCACCGCGTCCTCGCTCGAACCCTCATACACGTATTCGACTTCCCCTTCCAGTCTCTCATCttcgattatcatgttgtgcatgataatGCAGGCCGTCATTATGTCATTCAGGGTCTCCTGATCCCAGAACCTCGCAGCTCCACGGACTATGGGAAATCGAGATTGCAATACTCCAAATGCCCGTTCAACATCCTTTTGTGCAGCCTCCTACTGCACCACGAAGTGTTGCCGCTTCCTGCCAATTGGAGCTTGTATGGGCTTCACAAAAGTCGCCCACTCCGGATAGATGCCGTCTGCAAGATAGTACCCCATTGTGTAATGGTGTCCATTAATGGAGTAGTGTACCTTGGGTGCTACACCGGCAGCAAGGTTGTCGAGGAGATGTGACTGGTGAAGCACATTGATGTCGTTCAATGAACCTGGCATTCCGAAGAAGGCATGTCAAATCCATAGGTCCTGCGACGCCACAACCTCTAGAATGATAGTCGGTGCATTGACATGGCCCCTGAAAGAACCGGACCACGCCGTgggacagttcttccacctccaatgcatgcaatcaaTGCTTTCAagcatcccggggaaccctcAACACTGGTTCATATCCAGCAATCGTGCAGTGTCCTCCTCGTTCGGAGCATGGAGGTACTCATCACCGAACACCTCGACAATAGCACGCACGAACCGCCTCATGCTCTCAATGATGGTGCTCTCCCCTAGCCGGAGGCACTCGTCGAGAGAATCTGCAAGAGCATCGTATGCTAACATACGGAGAGCCGCAGTTACTTTTTGCAAGGATGATAGCCCAAGCTCTCCTGCAGCGTTCCTCCTTTGCTGGAACCACGGGTCATGGTCCTCAACCTCCTTCACAATCTTGCAGTACAGGTCACGTTTCATCCTGAACCTGCACGACAACCAACCATTACTACTTCACACACCGTACGTACGTACCACTTTGAAACGGATACCCCAATGTACAATGTTACCTGCGACAAAAAATGTAGTCAGGGTACACCGAGGAGTCTGCAAAGTAGTCGTTGTACAACCGATTGTGGCCCTCCATTCGATCCCTGTGTATGCGCCGGTGCCCGGGGACGGACCCGCCCCATGGCTCTCTGCGAGAAGCTTTGACGTCCGCATGCCATGCGGTAAGAGTCGCTAGGACtaaatcttcttcctcatcagaagaatcatTGGAGAAACATAGCTCTCTCATGTACTGCTTTCAGGCTGCACGAGGCTCCATTTCGTGGCTTGCAAATGAGAGGTCCTCTTCCTCCTATATATAGTGCCTGGCCGAACCTTTCAAGGGAAGACACTGCTTAGCCTTCCCCTACAAGCCACTACTTCAGAGGCTTCAGCCGCAAGATGGTTTCTTCCTTGCTTTGGAAGCTTCCTTCTAGTGCAAGATACCACAATTGCATGTCAGCGTAGGGCTATTTTACGGGTCTAAAATAGTAAACACCGAAAAAATACCAACCACATTTACATGTACACCTTGACTAATTAAATTATTTCATAGCAATAACGTTAGACCGTAGCAGAACCAGTGAAACACGAAGCTGCGACGGCGGTTATGTCGGTTGGAcgtaaaatattagaatataggAAAGAGAAGATAGAGGACGAAATAAGGAgactctgttggagatgaagggaATAAGAGATGCTgcaatagtgatagaggatgcgaTAATAGTAGTTTAGAGGATAAAATTTTAAGGAGTCTGTTAAAGATGGTCTTATCCGTGGCGGATAACAGGCGCTGGCACAAGTTTAAAAATACACTCACGGATACGGATGTGGACATTCTCTATTTGTAGGTATTTTACTCCTTACCATCTAATCATGAGATCTAGCTGTCTTGCGGTCTTGCCTAGTGTTTGAAGTTTAGTCAGTTTGCTTTGCATGCTCACTCGATGGGTACTCATGATGGTGATGATTGATGAGACCAGTATTTCTGGCATGTGCCACTACAGGATCTCGATTATTTTTTAATCGAATTATGGAAGGCCAAAGTTGAGGTCCTAGGAGCTTTGTACTTTTGTGGTCTTGTTTTGCAAAATAGAAGGTTTGCCATGAATTTGGTCCCTCTGTAAAAGCGCTTGCCTCTTGAATTTGTGCTTATCGCATCGCATTCCGCTTTTGGATAGTGCCTTGTCTGTTCTACTCGTGAGCGAATGATGTTGCCAGATTCTTGCACGAACGTGGTGATTATTGGTGTTCATATCAACTGCAACCCACCCATTctcctgttctttttttttttgcagcatACAACAACTCTATAGAGTTTGTTCTGCAGGTGTCATGTTTTGCAGAAGCTTCAACTGATGTAGTAATTTTGAGGCGAACTTTGATATGAGGCTGTTGTGAGGATGCTAGTTCCTAGTTTTTATTACAGCAAAAGCATGGCATTGTATGGAGACGTACCTAAGGAAGCACCAGCTAAGTATCACCAGGGAGATAATGCTGGTTTTTATTGCTTCTCTTTGACCATACAAATTTTAGCTGAAGCTTGCCACTAGCCAGGCTACTCTCAAGCATGTCAACGTGATACTCCGTAACCGCGTCATACACACACAAACAGgaatttcaatttcattttaccggcaaaaagaccaaaatttgcaaatttttactaaaatttcAGTCATTTTTCGTTCTCTACTATGTGGATGTATATGTCAATGTGATACTACGTAACCATGCCATACACACACAAACAGGGATTTTAATttcattttgcaattttttttaccgGCAAAAAGACCAAAATTATGCCAGGAGCTCAGATGAACTGCTTTGCCTTATGCCATCTCCAAACGGAGgcctctcctcctcctaggTGCGACTGTCTGTCCCCTGTGTCACGCTAAGGGCGCTGGCGCGACTGGAGTCACGCCAACCCTTTTGGCGTGACACAGGCGTATACAGGCCGAGCGCTGGCCCTTCTCTCCCGCACGCAGCCCTTTCTTCCTCAAGCAGCCGCGAGCAGGAGAGTCTTCTAGCGCCGCTCACGCCCTCCTCCACTCCATTCTCCATCGATTTGGGCCCGATTCAAAGGGGATTTGAGGGGAAAGAGTACTAGTAAGGTATCT is part of the Phragmites australis chromosome 12, lpPhrAust1.1, whole genome shotgun sequence genome and harbors:
- the LOC133887244 gene encoding uncharacterized protein LOC133887244, which codes for MRELCFSNDSSDEEEDLVLATLTAWHADVKASRREPWGGSVPGHRRIHRDRMEGHNRLYNDYFADSSVYPDYIFCRRFRMKRDLYCKIVKEVEDHDPWFQQRRNAAGELGLSSLQKVTAALRMLAYDALADSLDECLRLGESTIIESMRRFVRAIVEVFGDEYLHAPNEEDTARLLDMNQC